The nucleotide sequence TTGTTTTAAGACACTCAAATTTATTAGTTAAAAATAGTTTAATattaatgaaatttatttaaatatgaatTTCAAATCACTCCAAATTATATCCACACCTTCATTTTTGAATTGGACGGGATCAGCAAATTTTGAACAgattaagaaatttttaaatgtgaaaataaaaatttgaaggtagaaaataaaatttacgtTTTCTCCTCTCTGAACCGGAAGGTTGAGAGAACATCTCCATTTTTATGACCAGAAGATGGAACATTCATATGATCGGATCATGACCGTAATGATTTCTTCTTGTGTTCACCATCCCCTCTAGGTTATAGTTTGATTTAGAAAGGGTGATCGGAGGCCACCAATGGTGGACAAGTGGGCAGGTTGTTGGGCGAGCGGGGGTGACTTCCGACCGTCCTCTCTGAACCAAACTATAACATGGAGGAGACGATGAACCTAGGAAGGGATCATAATCAATTACGATCGGATCGCGATCACGATCTGCCCACAATTATGAGTGGTCAATCCCCTGTTCTATAAAAAAATGATCAGATAATTGATTGTGTTCCCTTCCTGAGTTCACCGTCTCCTCTATGTTATAATTTAGTTTAAGGCGGCCGGACGCCACCAGTGGTGGACAAGTGGTCAGATTACTGAGTACCAAGCGGGGTACCCTCCGTGCGGCCTCTGATTTTTTTCTTCAAACCAAACTATAATTTAAAGGGGATAATAAACTCAGAAAAAGATCACAATTAATTACAATCAAATTACGATCACGATTCCATCATAATTATGAGTTATGAGTGGTCCAtccctaattaaaaaaaaaaaactctcaagAAGGTTAGCCCCTGGTACAGTGGTGGCGGTTCCAACATCAATCTACCTGACCTGACGTGGATCCTTCTCTACGTGTTTTATATTTTAATGCAATGTGATGCTTCGTCAATCACCAAATCTGAATCTTCTCTAAAAGCGCACGCTTGCCATTGTTAGCCACTGGTTCTGATCTCAGCTCTGACCATGGCCGGAAGCTTCATCCACGGCAGCTTCTCCTCCACTCTTTCATCTGTAGCCCACGCGATAATAAATGCTCCATTGGGCCCTTATAAGTTCGACTTCCAAGTTGCAATCTTTGTCAGGGGCCAGGCTTCACCAAAAAGGCGTCGTTTTGGGAAGAGGAGATGGAGACGAGCGAGGTGCACCGGCTGGGGAGCATGCGGCGGAGCAGCTCGGTGTGGCGGAGAACCGAGGAGTCGGTGTTCTCGCGGTCGTCGAGGGAGCGGTCGGCGGAGGACGACGAGGAGGCGCTCCGGTGGGCGGCGCTGGAGAAGCTGCCCACCTTCGACCGCGTGCGCCGCGGCATCCTCTCGCTTCCTGACGAGGGCGGCGTCGCCGGGCTTCGGGAAGTCGACGTAGGGAAGCTTGGGTTCCAGGAGCGGCGTGCTCTCCTCGAGCGCCTCCTCCACGTGGCCGAGGAGGACAACGAGCTCTTCTTGCTCAAGCTCAAGGACCGCATCCAACGGTCAggaatctctctctctctctcctggtGTTGCTTTTTGTCTGCTTCTAATTTTGTCCTGTTCTGTTGATTCCAGGGTGGGGCTCGACCTGCCGGACATCGAAGTGAGGTACGAGAACCTCACCGTCGAAGCGGAGACCTACGTCGGCGAGGGAGGATTGCCGACCATCTTCAATTCCACCATCAACCTGCTCGAGGTATAAAGATTCACCTAAAAAACACTTGCATCTTAACTTTCAAGAGGAAGAGCGATTTGCCACTAACCCTTGCGCTGGTTCTTGCTCTTgtaacatttgttttgaaaaaaaaaagggttATGCAAATCTTTTGCGAATACTTCCAAGTCGAAAGAGACCTTTGTCGATCCTTCACAATGTCAGTGGAATCATCAAGCCTCGCAGGTAATTTCTTCTACTTTCATCTCTCATCACAAAAAACAGaacaaaaaaaaacctttttttaACTATGATTCTTTCTGAATTCTGACCAAGACGCTTGATTGTACTTGATGATGACCAGGATGACATTGCTCTTAGGTCCTCCTGGATCAGGAAAAACCATATTGTTGTTGGCATTGGCCGGAAAGCTCGACTCTGAACTCAAGGTAAAAGGAGGTTTATATGTTGTTCTTCCATTTACACATTACTGCATCAGTCTTTCTTATTAGCTTGTAACTGAATTGTTAACCAAACAATAATGGTAGACGACGGGAAAGGTGACCTACAATGGCCATGAAATGCATGAATTTGTCCCTGAACGAACTGCTGCCTACATCAGCCAGTATGATCTTCACATTGGTGAGATGACAGTTCGTGAGACGTTAGCCTTTTCCGCTAGGTGTCAAGGAGTTGGCACTCGGCATGGTAAGCGCCGCCTAATTCAAGGGGTTGATGCCAAGGAATTGGTACTCAGCTAGTTTCGAATGAACTTTTTCTGTCAATAACTTGCAGACATGTTAATTGAGTTGGCTAGGCGAGAGAAAGAAGCAAACATTAAGCCAGATCCTGACCTAGATGTTTTCATGAAGGTTAAGACTTCCTACCTGTCAGTATATATTGCTTCTCTATATCGATTGAACTaagagaatttaattgatgatgaAATCTCTATAATTAATGATCAGGCATCTTCAATAGAAGGACAAGAAACCAATGTGATTACAGATTATGTGCTCAAGGTACATTACTGCCTAATATAGTAATGTTCTTTGAGATATTTGATTCTGAACACCTAAGATAATTCGTGCGAGAGCAAAATAGTTTAGCAATTGTCACACTTGTTTGTTCTTTGAACTTGTAGATACTAGGTTTGGAGGTTTGTGCTGACACCATGGTTGGAGACGAAATGTTGAGAGGCATTTCTGGCGGGCAAAGGAAGCGTGTTACGACAGGTAGAACAAGTGCAGATTGAATTAATGTCTGCATTTGTTTGGTGCTTCCTGATATTGTTTGATTTAGGTGAAATGCTTGTTGGACCTGCAAGAGCTCTATTCATGGATGAGATATCAACCGGTTTGGACAGCTCAACAACTTATCAGATAGTAAACTCCCTCAGGCAATCTATTCACATTCTTAGTGGAACCGCCGTTATATCTCTACTTCAACCGGCACCGGAGACCTATGacctcttcgacgacatcattcTTCTCTCTGACGGGCAAGTTGTGTATCATGGCCCGCGGGAGAATGTACTCGAATTCTTTGAGTCTATGGGCTTCAAATGCCCGGAGAGGAAGGGTGTTGCAGATTTCCTACAAGAAGTAGGTTTGCGGTCAAATGGTTCGATTCAATTGATTTATTTTCCTTCATATCTAAAGTTAATAGTGAATTTCATTTGGTGCAAAGGTAACATCGAGGAAGGATCAACAGCAATACTGGGCACGCCATGATGAGCCTTACAGATACGTTCCTGTAAGAGTATTTTCTGAAGCATTCCAATCGTTCCATGTCGGTTGTGCCATTGCAGAGGAAATTGCTTCCCCATATGATAAGAGTAAGAGCCATCCTGCTGCTCTTACAGTCACAAAATACGGGGTTAGCAACAAGGAATTGTTAAAAGCCAACATTGACAGAGAATTATTGCTAATGAAGAGAAACTCATTCGTCTACATCTTCAAAGCAATTCAAGTGGGTTTAGTTTTTCCCTACTTCATTGAATAGCTTCTTCAGTTTGATGATTagcatttttatataattttgtaaCTTTTCTACAGATTTCCATCATGGCGCTGATTGCAATGACAGTCTTCTTCCGTACTAAAATGCACCGTGATTCAGTGGACGATGGTGGAATATATATGGGAGCACTTTTCTTTGGAGTGGTCATGGTCATGTTTAATGGTTTCTCCGAACTCGCCATGACCATTTTAAAGCTTCCTGTTTTTTTCAAGCAAAGGGATCTCCTATTTTATCCGGCATGGGCATATGCAATACCGACATGGATTCTTAAGATTCCCATTTCCTTCGTCGAAGTTGCAGTGTGGGTTTTCACAACGTATTATGTCACAGGATTCGATCCAAATGTCGGAAGGTAAGAACTTGAAAGATGAACTCTGAAAAAAGATCCATTTTATTCTCAACAAAGTAACATATCTAGAATGCCTCTCCTGTAAGGTTGTTTAAGCAGTATCTGCTGCTACTGGCAGCAAATCAGATGGCATCTGGTCTCTTCCGTGCCATTGCTGCAGTATCTAGGAATTTGATTATTGCAAATACCTTTGGATCCTTTGTGTTGCTCATTCTTCTTGTGCTTGGTGGTTTCATTCTTTCTCGACGTGAGTGATGATTCCTTAATTTTTCTACTTTTTGCATATCTATTTGCGCGCGTACATTAGTATCATGGCTCAGAAACTACTAATTGATATTATCCCATCTGCTATAGATCAAGTGAAGAAATGGTGGATTTGGGGTTATTGGATCTCACCGCTAATGTACTCGCATAATGCAATATCGACAAATGAATTCTTAGGACATAGCTGGAGTCATGTGAGCACGCTTCTACTAACGGTATCCGAGAAGTCTGTAACTTCGTTGAAACCTTTAGCTAATAAATGTGTCTTGTGTTTCGATGCAGAAACTTCCACAGGCAACAGAGTCACTCGGAGTAATAGTTTTGAAATCCCGTGGAGTTTTTACCGAAGCAAAATGGTATTGGATTGGATTTGCGGCTCTAGTTGGTTATATTTTTGTGTTCAATGCTCTTTTCACTGTGGCACTTGCTTATCTAAAACGTGAGTACATTCTCCTTCATTCAATGTGCTCTATGACTTCAAGTTGAATTCTAATCGACTATCTCACATTTGCAGCATATGGGAAATCTCAACCATCTCTGTCTGAAGAATCATTAAATGAAAAGAATGCCAATCTGACCGGGGAAGTTGTAGAACGATCATCTAGAGAAAGGAATTCTTCTAGTCATTCTTTGGAAAACATCAATACAATTGCATCTCTTAATCGAAACAAGAAGGGAATGGTGCTTCCGTTCACTCCGCTCGCTCTCACGTTTGAAAATATAAGATATTCCGTCGACATGCCACAAGTATTTATTCATTTAGAAAAGTAGTTTATCAACTGTTTCATTTGAAACCTTTTACAATTTTGTTTAAACTTTAGGAAATGAAAGCTCAAGGGGTGGTAGAAGACCGTTTGGAACTTTTGAAGGGTGTAAGTGGTTCTTTTAGGCCCGGAGTCCTGACTGCTCTAATGGGTGTGAGTGGTGCCGGCAAAACAACACTAATGGATGTACTAGCCGGTCGCAAAACTGGTGGATACATAGAAGGAAACATTACTATATCTGGTTATCCTAAGAAACAAGACACGTTTGCTCGCATATCAGGTTACTGTGAGCAAAATGACATCCATTCTCCCCATGTGACGGTTTACGAGTCTCTTTTTTATTCAGCATGGcttaggttatctgctgatgttgATTCTACAACTCGGAAGGTTTGTCCTCGACTAAACAGACAAGCCAATATTAGAAGTCTAATTGAACATGAACTCTTGCAGATGTTTGTCGAAGAGGTGATGGAGCTTGTAGAGTTGACACCGCTCAGAAATGCACTTGTTGGACTGCCCGGAGTAGATGGATTATCAACCGAGCAACGGAAGAGGCTCACTATTGCAGTGGAGCTTGTTGCCAACCCGTCCATTATATTCATGGATGAACCGACCTCAGGGCTCGACGCAAGGGCTGCAGCCATTGTCATGAGAACTGTTAGGAACACTGTGGATACGGGGAGGACTGTCGTGTGTACTATCCACCAGCCCAGTATCGACATATTCGAAGCTTTTGATGAGGTGATTAGTCCTCAATATTTTGCACAGTTTGTTTGGTAGATCCTAAGACTTATCTGTTTCTCTGCTTTTTCAAATTGTAGCTCTTCCTAATGAAGCGAGGCGGAGAAGAAATATATGTTGGTCCACTCGGCCGCCATTCGTGTGATCTTATAAGCTACTTTGAGGTAGGTACTGGAAGAAACATACTTAACTTAGTAAAAGATTGACAGGGCAGCAACAATTGGCAATGATAAGTTGATCGTTCGCAAGGGAATTAATGGCGTGACGAAGATAAAAGACGGTTATAATCCCGCAACTTGGATGTTAGAAGTGACTACACAGATGCAAGAAAATGTACTAGGTGTTAATTTCAGTGAAGTATACAAGAGCTCAGAGTTGTACCAGTGAGTTTTCTTCTTGCCCCcaattacattttcaaaaattctcgATTTGAGTATGTTGTATGTGAATTGTCTTGCCTGGTATAGGAGAAACAAGAATCTGATAAAGGAGTTGAGTTCGCCTTCCCCAGGTTCAAGTGATCTCTACTTTCCGACTCAGTACTCTCAGTCTTTTATTGGGCAATGCTCGGCGTGCCTTTGGAAGCAACACTTATCGTATTGGCGGAATCCTCCATACACTGCAATGCGGTTTTTCTTTACGGCCATCATAGCTTTGTTGTTCGGCTCTATATTTTGGGACCTTGGCACCAAAAGGTAAATCCTTTTTCGCAATGTGAGATACCTAACAAAAAGATTGCAAGGTTATGAATTTGGACAAAACTTCACAATTGCAGGTCTAGGCAACAGGATCTATTCAATGCAATGGGTTCGATGTATGCTGCTGTCCTATTCATCGGGGTACAAAATGCTTCGTCAGTTCAACCGGTTGTGGCCGTTGAACGAACAGTGTTTTATAGGGAAAGAGCCGCAGGGATGTACTCGGCTTTGCCATACGCCTTTGGGCAAGTGAGTATCTCTGAGAGTATTCTCTATTGCAAATATAATTGGTTGAGTTAGTAGTCTTTCATTCGCAGGTTACAATTGAAATTCCATATGTTTTGGTACAAGCATTGATATACGGTGTGATAGTCTACTCGATGATTGGATTCGAGTGGACGGCCGCAAAGTTCTTCTGGTACCTGTTCTTCATGTACTTCACACTCCTCTACTTCACATTTTATGGAATGATGGCGGTCGGGTTAACTCCCAACCACCACATTGCATCCATTGTTTCTGCTGCCTTTTACGCGATATGGAACCTCTTCTCTGGGTTCCTTATCCCTCGCCCGGTAAGTTAGAAACTTCAATCACTTATCCGTTGGGTATGTCTTCAAAGTATGAAGTAAACTCTCACATttgtttcttctttgttttttacAGCAAATTCCGATATGGTGGAGGTGGTATTACTGGATGTGTCCGGTTGCTTGGACCTTGTATGGATTGGTCGTGTCGCAGTTTGGAGATGTGCACGAGAATCTTGAAGATGGTCCCTCTGTGTCAGAGTTTGTGAGAAGTTATTTTGGGTTTAGGCATAACTTTCTAGGCGTGGTAGCAACAGTCATCGTCGCATTTCCTGTGCTTTTCGCGTTCCTCTTTGGCTTTTCGATCAAGATGCTCAACTTCCAGAGGAGATGAAAAGTTATACATATATCTGAGAACCAACACCTTGGAGATTATAAAGATCAGTCTTTCCTCTATGCATGTATCTATAGGTATTTTGCTCTTTTGTAATAAATGTAGAGATATGAGAATTCGCCCACAAAAATTGTTTATTAGAAACAAATGAATCCTAAATAAACAAGTATCTTCTTGAACTTTCATGAACAACCATTTTAAATCATCATAAAAGTCTCCATTGAAACCCTCTTTAGAAATGAACAAGAAAACCTCAAAACAACAGaagtaactaaattttaaaactgaAATGATCGAGCATATCTACAGAGAGAAATAAATCAGCAAATGCTCTTCAACGACACCAAGCACATAGAAAGGTTTCAATTACTTACAAGCATTACCATCAGTGAGGATTTCTGACTAGTGATATGAAAACAAATCCCAACACTGGGATACATTAAAGCCACTTTCTTCTGGTTTTCTAATATTTTCACGAAAGAACAGCAGCTATCGAAGGGGTGATTGTAGGTCTTACCAGGACCGGCGTGTTCCCAGTCACTGACTGGAAGGATGCAATAGTCTCCAGACGCTCCCAGATCATCCTCCGCGTCTCCTCTGTTACCTTTCGCTTCTCTTCGTCCTGATTATGTTGTCTTTCACATGCTGTAAAGAGTTCTGGATCCATCTCTGATAACATTTTCTTCACGTTTTGTGTTAGGTTAAGAACAGCTTGATTCCAGTGACATTGGATGTTCCTCTCTAGGGCAGGTAAAATAAGTGGCATGATTGCTTGCCTATTTTGCGAAACCAGATTAATGACATGGTCATTGTTCCACAAGAATAGGGCTCTCTCAGCGACCTAAAAAATGTTTACAAGTGATTAGATAAGTTATTCTAAAGaaatgaaataataataaaagtggGTGCTGATCTTATGAATGATGACTTGGGTTATTTAGAACATTTTCAGGCTACTTTTTTCCAAACCAAGCAATGTTTCCACTAATGATATAAACTTCACTGTAAAGATAAAGGTGAGTAGAGACTTTTCTAAGAAAACAAGAAAATTACTGGAGAACACATGATATAAAAGAACAAACAAGTTAAAACCCAGGCAGTATAACAAACAAATTTAACAAGTAAAAAAACCTAAAGAAGAACTCCAAGTAAATATGTTTAGGTCGGTCGAGAAATTTGAATAAGACAGTAAGCTTCAGTCCCATCTTGTGGttgtcttatacattttcatgaggctGAAAGGTAACCTCTAAGCATATGCATAAATTCTCTCAAGAACATGTTATTTACCATTAAACCAAATTCACTTACTGCTATTTAACTAGTGCGATGATTCTGTCAACCGAAATGATTGAAGGAAATAGAGATGAGGACAGAATCTTTCCATCTGTTTTCTCTTATTTTATTTCAGGAATAAATGGAGGAAAATTAAATTTACAGATCTCATAAAGACAAATAGACAGTAAGTATCTCTCTCCATTCAATTAAGTCTAAGTAAACTGTACAAAGTAAAATCTAAAATCTCGTGTATTCGggaaccacgagttaggcctttatatagaaaagagcAAATTAACCAAAAGACCAAACTACCCCTAtacttattctaacactccccctcaagcttgagaatatagatcatatacaccaaacttgttacatatgtagtcaatccgaggacctctaagtgatttagtgaatatatctgctagttgATTATTTGAGTTGACAAagctagtagatatttctccagatatgactttctctctgacaaagtgacagtcaacttcaatatgctttattctctcatggaagactggatttgaggcaatatgcatagcggcctggttgtcacatatgagtgacatttgtgtaacctctccaaaccttaattcctgaagcaactgttttaaccatataagttcttgactagcaatagtcatagctcgatattctgcctctgcactggatcttgccacaacattatgttttttgcttttccaagaaacaaggttacctccgacaaatatacaaaatccagaagtggatcttctatcagagggagatcctgcccaatctgcatcagaatatcccacgacttgagtatgtcctttgtcttcatatagAAGACCCTTTCCTGGTGCACCCCTGATATATCGAACAATGCGAGTCACTGCATCCCAGtgttctttgcatggagagctaagaaactgacttactacactcactgcaaatgagatatctggacgagtgacagtaaggtagcttagtttccctaccaatcgcctataccgttcaggatctgaaaaaggctccccctgatttggtaggagcttgacattaggatccatgggattgtcgactatctttgagtttaacattcccgtttcttccaaaatatccatcgcatacttcctttgggatataatgatcccatctttagactgtgtcacttctatccctagaaaatatttgagtttgccaagatcctttgtctggaaatgtttgaaaagatattgttttacttgtgaaatttcaagatgatcattacctgtgatgacaatatcatcaacataaaccactacatagatgcaaccagtagaCGAGTGGCGATAAAAAACAGAATGATCAGCCTCGcttcgagtcatgccaaactgctgaattacggtactaaatctactgaaccatgctctgggtgactgcttgagaccatataaagatttccgcaagcgacatacaagaccagaagatccccctgagcaacaaaacacgaaggttgctccatgtagacttcctcgagcaggtcaccatgtaagaatgcattctTGATGTCCAATTGATGAAGAGGCTAATGGTGAATTGCAGCAATAGACAGAAAAAGAcgcacagaagacatcttggcaacaggagaaaaggtgtctccataatccaatccaaatacctgagtatagcctttagcaacaagacgagccttaagccGATCAACCGTGCCGTCTACACTAATTTTTACcgtaaacacccatcgacaaccaaccactgacttcccaggaggtagaggaacgagatcccaagtcccactgctctgtaagacactcatttcatcaagcatagcttgtttccatcctggatgagcaaaggcatcacctgcagtctttggaagagaaacagacgacagggaagacagacaataataataggatggggaaagacgatgatagcttaaagaaacatagtgaggagaaggattacgagtggaacgcataccctttcgaagtgcaataggaacatcagagtcaggagatgggaccggaggaaacgacgaaggacttggctccaaagatgtgcccacaacagtgtcagtgttggtcggcggcaaagcagaacgaggacgacgctgataaacctacaaaggaggagacgaggccggaggtgatagaggcgcctccggagggtaaaagatagtcactggtgcaggtggagagggagaaacctcaGCCTGTGAAGCAGAAGGACCAAAAAAGGAAACCGACTCAAAGAATGTGACGTCAGCAGAGATGAAGTATcgacgaagagtaggggaataacacttgtaccctttctgagaccgtgggtacccaaggaagacacacttatgagatcggggagagagtttgtcaatgccgggatcaagagcatgagcaaaacaaatagaaccaaagacccgaggtggtaGAGGATGAAGGGACTGGTGTGGATAAAGTacctgatgaggtattttaccctggagagtggaagaaggcatgcgattgatgagataacatgCAGTAAGTACGACATCACCCCAAAACTGATTAgggacatgagaatggagaagaagagttcgagtggtttcaaggagatgacgattcttgcgttcagcaaccccattctgttgagaggtatgagggcaagacgtgcgatgcaACACACAATGAGATGTCAAGAAAGTACGAAATTGAGTAGATAAatactcgcgtgcattatcactttgcaaagttcgAAGGGAAATACCAAATAGAgtttttatttctagaaaaaaggattcaaaaataaaaaataattctgAACGATCCTTCATCAGATATAACCGTGTACAACGGaaaaaatcgtctataaaagtaacaaaataccttgaccccattgtagaagaaacacgactcggaccccaaatatcagaataaaccaaagcaaaaggaggcatagcccgactctcaatacgaggagaaaaagaactacgaacatgcttacctaattgacacggcgcacaagataaagactctaagtgagaaaggctaggatgtaactgtttcaacttattaagacctggatgtcctaactgagcatgaataagaagtggagatgccgccgccgaaccaacaaaagagtgttgttgaagccgatataggccatgagattcacatccgaagccaatcatcctccccgtactccggtcctgtaaggaaacagacgtgttagtaaaagaaatgacacaatcaagagatcgggtaagttgacttatcgacaataaattaaaaggagcgccgggaacataaagaacattatgaattgaaagaaatgaagaaggatgaacaataccaataccctgggattgagtttgggaaccattggccatagtgaccattggtaaattatcagaagtagtgagagaggaaaaaaggaatttattaccagtgatatgatcggtggcccccgaatcaagaacccaaggacccgaagaacgagatatgccagcaaaggaagtACCAGCGTCTGCAATGGTAGCAGTGGAACCCGAAGTCTgtcgatcctcaaaccatttcagaaagtcagtATAAGAAGATATTGAAGTCGAATCAGGTGTTAACTGTGAAGTGGAAGCTGAAGGAGCAACAGAGCTCCGAACAATCTGAGCAGCACGAGGAGGACGACCATGTAAACTCCAGCAtttatcaatcgtgtgtcccggtcggtggcaatgatcacaccaagggcgt is from Zingiber officinale cultivar Zhangliang chromosome 7B, Zo_v1.1, whole genome shotgun sequence and encodes:
- the LOC122006752 gene encoding ABC transporter G family member 36-like isoform X1, with translation METSEVHRLGSMRRSSSVWRRTEESVFSRSSRERSAEDDEEALRWAALEKLPTFDRVRRGILSLPDEGGVAGLREVDVGKLGFQERRALLERLLHVAEEDNELFLLKLKDRIQRVGLDLPDIEVRYENLTVEAETYVGEGGLPTIFNSTINLLEGYANLLRILPSRKRPLSILHNVSGIIKPRRMTLLLGPPGSGKTILLLALAGKLDSELKTTGKVTYNGHEMHEFVPERTAAYISQYDLHIGEMTVRETLAFSARCQGVGTRHDMLIELARREKEANIKPDPDLDVFMKASSIEGQETNVITDYVLKILGLEVCADTMVGDEMLRGISGGQRKRVTTGEMLVGPARALFMDEISTGLDSSTTYQIVNSLRQSIHILSGTAVISLLQPAPETYDLFDDIILLSDGQVVYHGPRENVLEFFESMGFKCPERKGVADFLQEVTSRKDQQQYWARHDEPYRYVPVRVFSEAFQSFHVGCAIAEEIASPYDKSKSHPAALTVTKYGVSNKELLKANIDRELLLMKRNSFVYIFKAIQISIMALIAMTVFFRTKMHRDSVDDGGIYMGALFFGVVMVMFNGFSELAMTILKLPVFFKQRDLLFYPAWAYAIPTWILKIPISFVEVAVWVFTTYYVTGFDPNVGRLFKQYLLLLAANQMASGLFRAIAAVSRNLIIANTFGSFVLLILLVLGGFILSRHQVKKWWIWGYWISPLMYSHNAISTNEFLGHSWSHKLPQATESLGVIVLKSRGVFTEAKWYWIGFAALVGYIFVFNALFTVALAYLKPYGKSQPSLSEESLNEKNANLTGEVVERSSRERNSSSHSLENINTIASLNRNKKGMVLPFTPLALTFENIRYSVDMPQEMKAQGVVEDRLELLKGVSGSFRPGVLTALMGVSGAGKTTLMDVLAGRKTGGYIEGNITISGYPKKQDTFARISGYCEQNDIHSPHVTVYESLFYSAWLRLSADVDSTTRKVCPRLNRQANIRSLIEHELLQMFVEEVMELVELTPLRNALVGLPGVDGLSTEQRKRLTIAVELVANPSIIFMDEPTSGLDARAAAIVMRTVRNTVDTGRTVVCTIHQPSIDIFEAFDELFLMKRGGEEIYVGPLGRHSCDLISYFEGINGVTKIKDGYNPATWMLEVTTQMQENVLGVNFSEVYKSSELYQRNKNLIKELSSPSPGSSDLYFPTQYSQSFIGQCSACLWKQHLSYWRNPPYTAMRFFFTAIIALLFGSIFWDLGTKRSRQQDLFNAMGSMYAAVLFIGVQNASSVQPVVAVERTVFYRERAAGMYSALPYAFGQVTIEIPYVLVQALIYGVIVYSMIGFEWTAAKFFWYLFFMYFTLLYFTFYGMMAVGLTPNHHIASIVSAAFYAIWNLFSGFLIPRPQIPIWWRWYYWMCPVAWTLYGLVVSQFGDVHENLEDGPSVSEFVRSYFGFRHNFLGVVATVIVAFPVLFAFLFGFSIKMLNFQRR
- the LOC122006752 gene encoding ABC transporter G family member 36-like isoform X2, with product METSEVHRLGSMRRSSSVWRRTEESVFSRSSRERSAEDDEEALRWAALEKLPTFDRVRRGILSLPDEGGVAGLREVDVGKLGFQERRALLERLLHVAEEDNELFLLKLKDRIQRVGLDLPDIEVRYENLTVEAETYVGEGGLPTIFNSTINLLEGYANLLRILPSRKRPLSILHNVSGIIKPRRMTLLLGPPGSGKTILLLALAGKLDSELKTTGKVTYNGHEMHEFVPERTAAYISQYDLHIGEMTVRETLAFSARCQGVGTRHDMLIELARREKEANIKPDPDLDVFMKASSIEGQETNVITDYVLKILGLEVCADTMVGDEMLRGISGGQRKRVTTGEMLVGPARALFMDEISTGLDSSTTYQIVNSLRQSIHILSGTAVISLLQPAPETYDLFDDIILLSDGQVVYHGPRENVLEFFESMGFKCPERKGVADFLQEVTSRKDQQQYWARHDEPYRYVPVRVFSEAFQSFHVGCAIAEEIASPYDKSKSHPAALTVTKYGVSNKELLKANIDRELLLMKRNSFVYIFKAIQISIMALIAMTVFFRTKMHRDSVDDGGIYMGALFFGVVMVMFNGFSELAMTILKLPVFFKQRDLLFYPAWAYAIPTWILKIPISFVEVAVWVFTTYYVTGFDPNVGRLFKQYLLLLAANQMASGLFRAIAAVSRNLIIANTFGSFVLLILLVLGGFILSRHQVKKWWIWGYWISPLMYSHNAISTNEFLGHSWSHKLPQATESLGVIVLKSRGVFTEAKWYWIGFAALVGYIFVFNALFTVALAYLKPYGKSQPSLSEESLNEKNANLTGEVVERSSRERNSSSHSLENINTIASLNRNKKGMVLPFTPLALTFENIRYSVDMPQEMKAQGVVEDRLELLKGVSGSFRPGVLTALMGVSGAGKTTLMDVLAGRKTGGYIEGNITISGYPKKQDTFARISGYCEQNDIHSPHVTVYESLFYSAWLRLSADVDSTTRKMFVEEVMELVELTPLRNALVGLPGVDGLSTEQRKRLTIAVELVANPSIIFMDEPTSGLDARAAAIVMRTVRNTVDTGRTVVCTIHQPSIDIFEAFDELFLMKRGGEEIYVGPLGRHSCDLISYFELIVRKGINGVTKIKDGYNPATWMLEVTTQMQENVLGVNFSEVYKSSELYQRNKNLIKELSSPSPGSSDLYFPTQYSQSFIGQCSACLWKQHLSYWRNPPYTAMRFFFTAIIALLFGSIFWDLGTKRSRQQDLFNAMGSMYAAVLFIGVQNASSVQPVVAVERTVFYRERAAGMYSALPYAFGQVTIEIPYVLVQALIYGVIVYSMIGFEWTAAKFFWYLFFMYFTLLYFTFYGMMAVGLTPNHHIASIVSAAFYAIWNLFSGFLIPRPQIPIWWRWYYWMCPVAWTLYGLVVSQFGDVHENLEDGPSVSEFVRSYFGFRHNFLGVVATVIVAFPVLFAFLFGFSIKMLNFQRR